From the Thermococcus guaymasensis DSM 11113 genome, one window contains:
- the cysS gene encoding cysteine--tRNA ligase has translation MAIRIYNTLTRQKEEFKPLREGEVRMYVCGPTVYDYPHLGHARTYIAFDVIRRYLEHKGYTVLMVMNFTDIDDKIIKRANETGEDPKELAERFLRIFLEDMKALKVKPADVYPRVTEHMEDIINFIKKLQEKGYAYEGSDGVYFEVRKFKDYGKLSKIKLEDLVKGARVEPGEGKRNPEDFALWKKAKPGEPKWESPWGEGRPGWHIECSTMSSKYLGESFDIHGGGNDLIFPHHENEIAQSEACFGHEWVHYWMHTGFLMVNGEKMSKSLGNFVTVRELLKRYNPEVIRLFVLQRHYRSPLDYSEEGIEHAKNNLERLYNTLENIRVAMERAEISFRWEEPEFRAYEAIRDARKKFYEAMDDDFNTAEALKAVFEASNAINRYLTEVERPKESILRKAWEFFRDVGEVFGLFEDYFKEQKAGNEEALIELLVEVRSQLRKERKFDLADKIRDELRELGIQLEDTPQGTIWKRIKV, from the coding sequence ATGGCGATTAGGATATACAACACTCTGACGAGGCAGAAGGAGGAGTTCAAGCCCTTGAGAGAAGGCGAGGTTAGGATGTACGTCTGCGGCCCGACCGTTTACGATTACCCTCATCTCGGCCACGCCAGGACTTACATAGCCTTCGACGTTATAAGACGCTACCTTGAGCACAAGGGCTACACCGTCCTTATGGTCATGAACTTCACGGACATAGACGATAAAATCATCAAGCGCGCCAACGAGACCGGGGAAGACCCGAAGGAACTCGCGGAACGCTTCCTGAGGATTTTCCTTGAGGACATGAAAGCTTTAAAGGTCAAGCCGGCCGACGTCTATCCCCGCGTCACCGAGCACATGGAGGACATCATCAACTTCATCAAGAAGCTCCAGGAGAAGGGCTACGCCTATGAAGGCTCTGACGGCGTTTACTTCGAGGTCAGGAAGTTCAAGGACTACGGAAAGCTGAGCAAGATAAAGCTCGAAGACCTCGTTAAAGGCGCGCGCGTCGAGCCCGGCGAAGGGAAGAGGAACCCAGAGGACTTTGCCCTCTGGAAGAAGGCCAAGCCCGGCGAGCCCAAGTGGGAAAGCCCCTGGGGAGAGGGAAGGCCCGGCTGGCACATAGAGTGCTCCACGATGAGCAGTAAATACCTCGGCGAGAGCTTCGACATCCACGGCGGAGGAAACGACTTAATCTTCCCGCACCACGAGAACGAGATAGCCCAGAGCGAGGCCTGCTTCGGCCACGAGTGGGTTCACTACTGGATGCACACCGGATTCCTGATGGTGAACGGCGAGAAGATGAGCAAAAGTTTGGGCAACTTCGTAACCGTTAGAGAACTCCTCAAACGCTATAATCCTGAGGTAATCAGGCTCTTCGTCCTCCAGAGGCACTACCGCTCGCCCCTCGACTACAGCGAAGAGGGTATAGAGCACGCCAAGAACAACCTTGAGAGGCTCTACAACACGCTTGAGAACATCCGCGTGGCGATGGAGAGAGCGGAGATTTCCTTCCGCTGGGAGGAGCCAGAGTTCAGGGCCTACGAAGCTATACGGGACGCGAGGAAGAAGTTCTACGAAGCTATGGACGACGACTTCAACACGGCCGAGGCGCTGAAGGCCGTCTTTGAGGCGAGCAATGCAATAAACCGCTACCTTACAGAGGTAGAGAGACCCAAAGAAAGCATCCTCCGGAAGGCCTGGGAGTTCTTCAGGGACGTCGGCGAGGTCTTCGGCCTGTTCGAGGACTACTTCAAGGAGCAGAAGGCCGGAAACGAGGAAGCTTTGATAGAGCTCCTCGTGGAAGTGAGGAGCCAGCTCAGGAAGGAGAGGAAGTTCGACCTAGCTGACAAAATCAGGGACGAGCTGAGGGAGCTTGGAATCCAACTCGAAGACACTCCGCAGGGAACAATCTGGAAGAGGATTAAGGTTTGA
- a CDS encoding protein-L-isoaspartate(D-aspartate) O-methyltransferase → MKEEELRRLWKRTVKNLELEGILRDERVKEAFLKLPRYLFVEEKYRKYAHLDEPLPIPAGQTISAPHMVAIMLQLAELKPGMNVLEVGTGSGWNAALMAELVKGEVYTIERIPELVEFARRNLERAGIKNVHVILGDGSKGFPPKAPYDRIIVTAGAPEVPKPLIEQLKPRGKLIIPVGSYHLWQDLLEVIKMKDGSIKVKNHGGVAFVPLIGEHGWKG, encoded by the coding sequence ATGAAAGAAGAGGAGCTCAGAAGATTATGGAAAAGAACCGTTAAAAACCTCGAACTTGAGGGCATCTTACGCGACGAGAGGGTTAAAGAGGCCTTTCTTAAGTTGCCCCGCTATCTCTTTGTGGAGGAAAAATACCGAAAATACGCCCATCTCGATGAGCCTCTCCCGATTCCAGCGGGTCAGACCATCAGCGCACCGCATATGGTGGCCATTATGCTCCAGCTCGCTGAGCTAAAGCCCGGTATGAACGTCCTGGAGGTAGGCACCGGGAGCGGTTGGAACGCGGCTTTAATGGCAGAGCTCGTTAAAGGAGAGGTATACACCATAGAACGGATCCCCGAGCTCGTTGAGTTCGCCAGAAGAAACCTCGAACGGGCCGGGATCAAAAACGTCCATGTTATCCTTGGAGATGGAAGTAAGGGCTTTCCCCCAAAGGCACCATACGACAGGATAATCGTCACGGCAGGAGCACCGGAGGTACCAAAACCGCTCATAGAACAGCTGAAGCCCAGAGGAAAGCTCATAATCCCCGTCGGAAGCTACCACCTCTGGCAGGATCTCCTTGAGGTTATCAAGATGAAAGACGGTTCCATCAAGGTAAAGAACCATGGAGGAGTTGCTTTCGTCCCCCTCATCGGTGAACACGGTTGGAAAGGGTAA
- the pyk gene encoding pyruvate kinase: protein MRLPSHKTKIIATIGPASNDKKTIESLIRAGMSVARLNFSHGTFEDHKKVIKRVREASRRVGRRVAILGDLPGVKIRVGEILGGKVELRRNQTVTLTVEDVEGTEGVIPVDFKDFPKLVSPGDIVYLSDGFIVLKVVKVTEKDVVCKVMVGGTLYSHKGINVPNARIPLEAITERDFEILEFMIENNVDIAGISFVGSAYDVLKVKRFLQEREAKLFVVAKIERPDAVRNFDEILTASDGVMIARGDLGVEMPIEKLPILQKKLIEKAVMAGKPAIVATQMLESMTSEKLPTRAEVTDVANAILDGADAVMLSEETAVGKYPVDAVRMMARIARATEAYRESWGNVRMLEWKEKIPKKGTIKDAITRSIIEALQVVDARYILTPTRSGYTARLISRFRPKQWILAFTQDEKVANSLMVSYGVYPFVVESDDEAEIIQLIKGLGLVKEDDTVLLTKGAPVGKTVGTNTIRIFQVP, encoded by the coding sequence ATGAGGTTACCTTCACACAAGACCAAAATAATAGCGACGATCGGCCCGGCTTCAAATGACAAAAAGACCATTGAGAGCCTTATCCGGGCAGGAATGAGCGTCGCAAGGCTGAATTTCTCCCATGGAACCTTTGAAGATCACAAAAAAGTCATTAAAAGAGTCAGGGAGGCCTCCAGAAGAGTCGGCAGACGGGTTGCCATTCTGGGAGACTTACCCGGCGTGAAGATCCGTGTCGGCGAAATCTTGGGGGGTAAGGTCGAGCTGAGACGCAACCAGACGGTGACCCTAACAGTCGAGGACGTTGAGGGGACGGAAGGAGTAATCCCTGTGGACTTCAAGGACTTTCCAAAGCTCGTTTCCCCGGGAGACATCGTTTACCTCAGCGACGGTTTCATAGTCCTTAAGGTCGTCAAAGTTACTGAGAAAGACGTCGTCTGTAAAGTCATGGTCGGTGGAACGCTGTACTCGCACAAGGGCATAAACGTCCCCAACGCCAGAATCCCGCTGGAGGCTATTACGGAGCGGGATTTTGAAATACTTGAGTTCATGATCGAGAACAACGTTGACATCGCGGGCATAAGCTTTGTTGGTTCCGCTTACGACGTTCTCAAGGTCAAACGCTTCCTCCAAGAACGTGAGGCCAAGCTTTTCGTGGTTGCCAAGATAGAGAGGCCAGATGCGGTCAGAAACTTCGACGAGATTTTGACAGCTTCTGATGGGGTAATGATAGCGAGGGGCGACCTTGGAGTCGAGATGCCGATAGAGAAACTTCCAATACTCCAGAAGAAGCTCATAGAGAAGGCCGTTATGGCAGGAAAGCCGGCTATAGTGGCCACTCAGATGCTGGAGAGCATGACCTCTGAAAAGCTCCCTACCCGTGCCGAAGTCACGGACGTTGCCAACGCCATCCTCGATGGTGCCGATGCGGTGATGCTTTCGGAGGAGACAGCAGTGGGCAAATATCCCGTGGATGCCGTACGGATGATGGCCAGAATCGCGCGGGCAACAGAGGCATATAGGGAGAGCTGGGGCAACGTAAGGATGCTGGAGTGGAAGGAAAAGATACCGAAGAAGGGCACAATAAAGGACGCCATAACGAGGAGCATAATAGAGGCCCTCCAGGTCGTGGATGCCCGTTATATACTGACGCCCACGAGGAGCGGCTACACGGCAAGGCTTATCTCACGCTTCAGGCCCAAGCAGTGGATCCTGGCATTCACACAGGACGAGAAAGTCGCGAACAGCCTAATGGTCAGCTATGGGGTTTATCCCTTCGTTGTTGAGAGCGACGATGAGGCGGAGATAATTCAGCTCATAAAAGGCCTTGGTCTAGTAAAGGAAGACGACACGGTACTGCTCACGAAGGGGGCCCCGGTAGGTAAGACCGTTGGTACGAACACTATAAGGATCTTCCAAGTGCCGTAA
- a CDS encoding type II/IV secretion system ATPase subunit, producing MAEAIRSDTLEEAMQRNPHLRRYVESFRKKYGKIPEFHTQLSRDMKDIPYPNILYPVGDPIFVHIYGDQRTEKKYIVIEPRIESVIEERKYDMIKDRILEIAPTRDIPEDPEEFERFLDALYDEAVLSLVKGKSKIPGTKETFVLTKEEMEKFRYLIKRDIIGIGPLEPLARDPYIEDIHIIGANYVSLVHKIFEALPTNITFGDNVKLADYFKNISERIGRPVSDRNPIVDGALPDGSRINIIYSPDISLKGPSATIRKFTATPISITQLIAWGTLSAEIAAYLWIALEYGMSVFVCGETASGKTTTLNSIIPFIKPGSKIYTAEDTPEVQVPHPTWQRLVTRERGPEESRVTLFDLLKAALRSRPNYIIVGEIRGAEGAIAFQAMQTGHPVMSTFHAGDIKKMIQRFTGHPINVPITFIDNLNIALFQQAVYVRGKFLRRVVNVVEIEGYYEELGGVATRNVFEWDPVSDRHIFRGFNNSYILEKKIAEIAGYEDPKDIYNELFLRARILQRMVELGIMNYWDVYREIKAFYQRGVEGLSFRL from the coding sequence ATGGCGGAGGCAATTAGGAGCGACACCCTGGAAGAGGCAATGCAGAGAAACCCCCACCTTAGGAGGTACGTTGAGAGCTTTAGAAAGAAGTACGGCAAAATACCAGAGTTCCACACCCAGCTCAGCAGGGACATGAAGGACATTCCCTATCCCAACATACTTTATCCCGTTGGTGACCCGATATTTGTTCACATTTACGGCGACCAGAGGACGGAAAAGAAGTACATCGTCATAGAGCCGAGGATCGAATCAGTTATCGAGGAAAGGAAGTACGACATGATAAAGGATCGTATCCTTGAGATCGCCCCGACGAGGGACATTCCAGAAGACCCGGAAGAATTTGAGCGATTCCTCGATGCCCTCTACGACGAGGCAGTCCTCTCGCTCGTGAAGGGAAAGAGCAAAATCCCGGGAACCAAAGAGACTTTCGTTCTCACCAAAGAAGAGATGGAGAAGTTCAGATACCTTATCAAGCGAGACATAATAGGAATCGGTCCGCTTGAGCCTCTGGCGAGAGACCCCTACATTGAGGACATCCACATCATCGGTGCCAACTACGTCTCGCTCGTCCACAAGATCTTCGAGGCGCTGCCCACTAACATCACCTTTGGGGACAACGTTAAGCTGGCAGATTACTTCAAAAACATATCGGAGCGCATTGGAAGGCCCGTCAGCGACAGGAATCCAATAGTTGATGGCGCCCTCCCCGATGGCTCGCGTATCAACATAATCTACTCACCGGACATCTCGCTCAAGGGACCGAGTGCAACTATCCGTAAGTTCACGGCAACTCCGATCAGCATAACCCAGCTGATAGCGTGGGGAACGCTGAGCGCCGAGATCGCCGCTTACCTCTGGATAGCACTCGAATACGGTATGAGTGTCTTTGTCTGTGGTGAGACTGCTTCGGGAAAGACAACAACCCTTAACTCGATAATCCCCTTTATCAAGCCGGGGTCAAAGATTTACACTGCCGAGGACACTCCGGAGGTTCAAGTCCCCCACCCCACCTGGCAGAGGCTAGTAACGCGCGAACGCGGGCCAGAAGAGAGCAGGGTCACGCTCTTCGACCTCCTGAAGGCAGCACTGCGTTCGAGGCCCAATTACATCATCGTCGGTGAGATCCGTGGTGCAGAGGGTGCCATAGCCTTCCAGGCAATGCAGACCGGCCACCCTGTTATGAGCACCTTCCACGCTGGCGATATTAAGAAGATGATACAGCGTTTCACCGGCCATCCAATAAACGTCCCGATAACGTTCATTGACAACCTCAATATCGCCCTCTTCCAGCAGGCAGTCTACGTTAGAGGTAAATTCCTCAGGAGGGTCGTCAATGTCGTTGAGATAGAAGGTTACTATGAAGAGCTTGGAGGTGTTGCAACGAGAAACGTCTTTGAGTGGGATCCCGTGTCTGACAGGCATATATTCCGTGGATTCAACAACTCCTATATTCTCGAAAAGAAGATAGCAGAGATTGCTGGATATGAAGACCCAAAAGACATCTACAACGAACTCTTCCTCCGTGCGAGAATTCTCCAGAGAATGGTCGAGCTTGGTATTATGAATTACTGGGACGTTTACAGGGAAATCAAGGCATTCTACCAGCGCGGTGTTGAGGGCCTAAGCTTCAGGCTCTGA
- the mrtA gene encoding CPBP family archaeomyxosortase MrtA: MGLRRNPYILFAVLAPLSFVPRFFHGSLEEWAFWLVLWYLLVPLLISLALGFKPQDLGLRLPDDNWRVFLYLLGLAAVVSFAGLTVPSMVAYYPNFAYSSWLDFLEKELVIGVVMLTHEAFFRGFLLFPFASRKKWAGILAQDVPYTLVHIGKPLVEIPYSFLAGIVFGWLDLRGKSFFQSFLLHWLGSAFFDVLCAFVKAGII, from the coding sequence ATGGGCCTGAGGAGGAATCCCTATATTCTTTTTGCAGTGCTGGCCCCTCTCTCTTTTGTCCCCCGCTTTTTTCACGGTTCTTTGGAGGAGTGGGCCTTCTGGCTTGTCCTGTGGTACCTGCTCGTCCCACTGTTAATCTCGCTTGCCCTTGGCTTCAAACCCCAGGATCTGGGACTCAGACTTCCCGATGACAACTGGAGGGTTTTCCTTTACCTTCTTGGTCTCGCTGCTGTGGTAAGCTTTGCCGGCCTTACGGTGCCTTCAATGGTGGCATACTATCCGAACTTCGCTTACTCCAGCTGGCTTGATTTTTTGGAGAAAGAACTCGTTATAGGCGTTGTTATGCTGACCCATGAGGCTTTCTTCAGGGGGTTTCTGCTCTTTCCCTTCGCTTCCCGGAAGAAGTGGGCCGGAATCCTCGCCCAGGACGTGCCTTATACCCTCGTTCACATCGGGAAGCCCTTAGTTGAAATCCCGTACTCCTTCCTCGCAGGAATCGTTTTTGGCTGGCTGGATCTTCGGGGAAAGAGCTTTTTCCAGAGCTTTCTACTCCACTGGCTGGGCTCGGCTTTCTTCGACGTTCTGTGCGCGTTCGTGAAGGCAGGCATAATTTAA
- a CDS encoding FKBP-type peptidyl-prolyl cis-trans isomerase, protein MAKVEKGDVIRLRYTGKIKETGEIFDTTEEEVAKQAGIYKENGVYGPVPIAVGAGHVIKGLDEQLEGLEVGKKYEIIVPPEKGFGKRDPKLIKVFTLGQFRRQGIIPFPGMPIEIESEGGRKIKGRVLTVSGGRVRVDFNHPYAGKHLVYEVEVVEKVEDPIEKVKAMIELRLPRVDADKVVIEVGEKEVTVNFKPVLEEVDKNTLVLGEILLESDLKFLGYEEVTFKPSVEELLKPPEEVTSEEKTEEGAEEAKETEPAETPEGGQEEASEGEEEPVEENAESGETGESKEAEDNPPQSEEAQEKR, encoded by the coding sequence ATGGCTAAGGTTGAGAAGGGAGACGTCATAAGGCTCCGCTACACTGGGAAGATTAAAGAAACAGGCGAGATTTTTGACACGACCGAGGAAGAGGTCGCCAAGCAGGCCGGCATCTACAAGGAGAACGGTGTTTATGGCCCGGTTCCAATCGCCGTTGGCGCTGGCCACGTTATAAAGGGCCTTGATGAACAGCTTGAGGGGCTTGAAGTCGGCAAGAAGTACGAGATCATAGTTCCCCCAGAGAAAGGTTTTGGAAAGCGCGATCCCAAGCTCATAAAGGTCTTCACCCTGGGCCAGTTCAGGAGGCAGGGTATAATCCCGTTCCCGGGCATGCCCATTGAGATTGAGAGTGAGGGTGGAAGGAAGATCAAGGGAAGGGTTTTGACCGTTAGCGGAGGCCGCGTTAGGGTTGACTTCAACCACCCCTACGCGGGCAAGCACCTCGTCTACGAGGTTGAGGTCGTGGAGAAGGTCGAAGACCCGATTGAAAAGGTCAAGGCCATGATCGAGCTCCGCCTTCCGAGGGTTGACGCCGACAAGGTGGTCATAGAGGTTGGAGAGAAGGAAGTTACCGTAAACTTCAAGCCCGTCCTTGAAGAAGTCGATAAGAACACGCTCGTCCTCGGGGAGATCCTTCTGGAAAGCGACCTGAAGTTCCTTGGCTACGAAGAAGTAACCTTCAAGCCGAGCGTCGAGGAGCTTCTCAAGCCGCCGGAGGAAGTTACCTCCGAAGAGAAAACCGAAGAGGGTGCCGAGGAGGCCAAGGAGACCGAGCCTGCCGAAACCCCTGAGGGGGGTCAGGAGGAGGCCTCTGAGGGAGAGGAAGAGCCTGTCGAAGAGAATGCCGAAAGCGGGGAAACTGGAGAATCCAAGGAAGCTGAAGATAACCCCCCTCAGAGTGAAGAGGCTCAGGAGAAGCGGTGA
- a CDS encoding RuvB-like helicase translates to MPVIEEVTAQRSFERVGMHSHIKGLGLDENGKARFMADGMVGQVKAREAAGIAVELIKRGKLAGKGILLVGPTGSGKTAIAMGIARELGEDVPFVQIAGSEIYSTEVKKTEFLKEALRRAIGVRISEERKVYEGEVKEIKINRTRHPFNPYVEIPESVIITLRTKDDEKTIRAGREIAYQLMELGVEEGDVIQIDAETGRISKIGTTKEEEGLFFKRKVNLPSGPVLKVKEFTYTVTLHDLDVANARGNIFGLLFSTGAEISDEVRQRVDETVKKWIEEGRATLVPGVLFIDEVHMLDIEAFSFLARAMESELAPILILATNRGKTRIRGTDIEAPHGMPIDMLDRLLIINTEPYKKEEIREIVKIRAREEKIEISEEAVEYLAELGEKTSLRYAVQLLAPASVIAKGGRVEREHVEKAKEYFADLRRSMEFVEKLEGMLS, encoded by the coding sequence ATGCCGGTTATCGAGGAAGTGACCGCACAGAGGAGCTTTGAGAGGGTCGGCATGCACTCCCACATCAAGGGCCTCGGCCTCGACGAGAACGGAAAGGCCAGGTTCATGGCCGACGGCATGGTTGGGCAGGTCAAGGCGAGGGAAGCGGCGGGGATAGCGGTTGAACTCATCAAGCGCGGCAAGCTGGCAGGAAAGGGAATCCTCCTCGTCGGCCCGACCGGAAGCGGTAAGACGGCCATAGCAATGGGCATCGCAAGGGAGCTCGGTGAGGACGTGCCCTTCGTCCAGATAGCGGGAAGCGAGATTTACTCCACCGAGGTCAAGAAGACCGAGTTCCTGAAGGAGGCCCTGAGAAGAGCCATAGGCGTTAGAATCAGCGAGGAGAGAAAGGTCTACGAGGGTGAAGTCAAGGAGATAAAGATAAACCGCACCAGACACCCGTTCAACCCCTACGTCGAGATTCCCGAGAGCGTCATCATAACCCTCCGCACCAAGGACGACGAGAAAACTATCAGAGCCGGCAGGGAGATAGCCTACCAGCTCATGGAGCTCGGCGTTGAGGAGGGCGACGTCATTCAGATTGACGCCGAAACAGGCAGGATTTCCAAGATAGGAACCACGAAGGAAGAAGAGGGACTGTTCTTCAAGCGCAAGGTTAACCTGCCGAGTGGGCCCGTCCTCAAAGTGAAGGAGTTCACCTATACAGTCACGCTCCACGACCTCGACGTCGCCAACGCCCGCGGAAACATCTTTGGCCTGCTCTTCAGCACGGGGGCGGAGATAAGCGACGAGGTGAGGCAGCGCGTTGACGAGACGGTTAAGAAGTGGATCGAGGAGGGGAGGGCAACCCTCGTGCCGGGTGTCCTCTTCATAGACGAGGTACACATGCTCGACATCGAGGCATTCTCCTTCCTAGCCAGGGCTATGGAGAGCGAGCTCGCCCCGATCCTCATCCTTGCGACCAACAGGGGCAAGACCAGGATAAGGGGCACGGACATCGAGGCACCGCACGGCATGCCGATAGACATGCTGGACAGGCTCCTTATAATCAACACCGAGCCCTACAAGAAAGAGGAAATCAGGGAGATAGTCAAGATCCGCGCAAGGGAGGAGAAGATCGAAATCAGCGAGGAAGCGGTTGAGTACCTCGCCGAGCTCGGCGAGAAAACGAGCCTGCGCTACGCAGTCCAACTCCTTGCACCAGCGAGCGTCATCGCTAAGGGCGGCAGAGTGGAGAGGGAGCACGTCGAGAAGGCCAAGGAGTACTTCGCCGACCTCAGGAGGAGCATGGAGTTCGTTGAGAAGCTTGAGGGCATGCTGAGCTGA
- the flaJ gene encoding archaellar assembly protein FlaJ, giving the protein MTENGNISIFTKADLDMKTYIRKILLPNVIISAVLFVVASIISQLLMLSTALSILLYAIPVVLLVYAAIYPYIQADSKKISINSRIPYFITYFAVLSTSEMGRADLIKVLASDPKLGAIAKEMKKVYIIVDKLHRSMPEAFRFLARRTPSRVFADFLDRLAYSLDSGVDMKEYLFQEQKTVMDDYETFYEGALYDLDVFKEIYESIIISVVFMASFIIIGPLITGQNIGKLALYTLMVIIAAEIGVFLVIKFRMPEDPIWADTKGIETERMKRLKRAGQISVLGVVIMGLVYYLFIRPRFDIPKPFVVALVLTPLYYVGRLAANEEKAIFRKDENFPAFIRSLSSSLAASGTSLVLVLKYLSAHDFGSLTEDIRALYRRLAVRVDRERAWDFFIAGTGSWLIGIFSEIFREAIRLGAEPDYVGLVISRNFERLVRLRRKRQQSVASFIGIIYGLTASFAFALAASFQVAASINTLFSQLQVPTEYIGDIIHVIPPAGMSFVMYVMLTIMVVHSFLSAMAIKTADGGHWVVALKYFVILLWIFAAGMYAGQVLMERMMGITPQEGTTQLLGVLLASL; this is encoded by the coding sequence ATGACAGAGAATGGAAACATCAGTATCTTCACCAAGGCAGACCTTGACATGAAGACCTACATCCGAAAGATCCTTCTCCCAAACGTGATTATCTCCGCCGTCCTGTTCGTTGTTGCCTCGATTATCTCACAGCTCCTCATGCTTTCTACAGCTCTGTCAATACTGCTCTATGCTATCCCAGTTGTTTTGCTGGTTTATGCTGCAATTTACCCATACATTCAGGCGGATTCAAAAAAGATCTCCATAAACTCGCGTATCCCGTATTTCATAACGTATTTCGCCGTCCTCTCGACCAGTGAGATGGGAAGGGCAGACCTCATAAAAGTGCTCGCCAGTGATCCAAAGCTCGGCGCCATAGCAAAGGAGATGAAGAAAGTCTACATAATCGTCGATAAGCTCCATCGTTCGATGCCAGAGGCCTTCCGCTTCCTCGCAAGGAGGACTCCAAGCAGAGTCTTTGCAGACTTCCTTGACAGGTTGGCGTACTCTCTCGACAGTGGTGTAGACATGAAGGAGTACCTCTTTCAGGAGCAGAAGACCGTCATGGACGACTACGAGACCTTCTACGAGGGCGCGCTTTATGACCTAGATGTCTTCAAAGAGATATATGAGTCCATAATTATCTCAGTCGTCTTCATGGCAAGCTTTATTATCATTGGACCCCTCATAACAGGACAGAACATTGGAAAGCTCGCGCTTTACACCCTCATGGTAATCATCGCGGCCGAAATAGGCGTTTTTCTTGTGATAAAGTTCAGAATGCCCGAGGATCCTATCTGGGCAGACACAAAGGGGATAGAGACCGAGAGGATGAAACGACTAAAGAGGGCAGGCCAGATATCAGTCCTAGGCGTAGTTATCATGGGACTAGTTTACTACCTCTTCATAAGACCAAGGTTCGACATACCCAAACCTTTTGTCGTGGCGTTGGTACTCACACCCCTTTATTATGTCGGCAGGTTAGCCGCAAATGAAGAAAAAGCAATATTTAGAAAGGACGAGAATTTCCCTGCGTTCATAAGGAGTTTGAGCTCTTCGCTCGCCGCCAGTGGAACTTCCCTCGTTCTTGTCCTCAAGTACCTGAGTGCACACGACTTTGGATCGCTGACCGAAGACATCAGGGCCCTATACAGAAGACTCGCCGTCAGGGTGGATCGTGAGAGGGCGTGGGACTTCTTCATAGCCGGCACCGGGAGCTGGCTCATAGGAATCTTCTCAGAGATATTCAGGGAGGCGATAAGGCTCGGCGCCGAGCCTGACTATGTGGGTCTCGTCATCAGCAGAAACTTCGAGAGGCTCGTCAGGTTGAGGAGGAAAAGGCAGCAGAGCGTGGCCAGTTTCATTGGCATAATCTACGGCCTAACAGCTTCTTTCGCATTTGCACTCGCCGCTTCGTTCCAGGTGGCGGCCTCTATTAACACTCTGTTCTCCCAACTCCAAGTTCCCACAGAGTACATAGGGGATATAATCCACGTGATACCACCAGCAGGTATGAGCTTCGTTATGTATGTAATGCTGACGATAATGGTCGTGCACTCCTTCCTCTCGGCAATGGCGATAAAGACCGCCGACGGGGGCCACTGGGTAGTGGCGTTGAAGTACTTTGTGATACTCCTCTGGATATTCGCAGCGGGAATGTACGCGGGACAGGTATTGATGGAGAGGATGATGGGCATAACCCCCCAAGAGGGGACGACCCAGCTCCTCGGCGTTCTCTTGGCTTCGCTCTGA